GGGAGAAAGAAGTTTTAAGATTAATTGCAATGGGGTTGAGTAACCGCGAAATTGCTCATACACTTTACATCTCAGAACGGACAGTTAGAAATCATGTCACGAGTATTTTGAGTCAGTTGCATTTGCGCGATCGCACTCAAGCAGCCCTCCTTGCTAGTACTTTTCTCCCACAATTGGAAATTTGAGGAACAGGGAACACTTCGACAAGCCACTTCGACTACGCTCAGTGCTAGTCAGTGCATCCCAGGGAACAGGGAACAGGGAAAAATTACGTTTGGGATGGTAGAGTTTTAGGGATGTTTAGGTAGTAATGCCATAAAATTCTTGCAGCAATGGCACGCCAAGGACGCCAATTGTCTGCAATGGCTTCGAGTTGTTCTGGTGTTGGACGTACTGATAAGTTCTTGAGTTTTTGTAAGGCGATCGCCAATGCTAAATCACCTTTGGGAAAAACATCAGGGCGTTGCAGCGCCATCAGCAAGTAAATATCTACTGTCCAATCTCCAATACCTTTGATCCGCTTTAACTCAGTCCGGATAATTGTTTCCTCCATTGTCTCTAGCTTAACAAGGTCAAGCTCACCGTTTACAATAGCATTCGCCAATGCACGAGTGTACACAGTCTTTTGCCGACTCAAGCCAATTGCTTTTAACTGAACATCATCAAGTGTGAGAAAATTTTCTGGCGTCAGCCTTACTACCATTGCACACAAGCGTTCATAGATAGCCTTTGCAGAAGCCAAAGAAACTTGTTGTTCTAAAATGATACGCACAAGCGTTGGGAAACCAGCAATTCTATTCCACATTGGTGGAGATCCCAGAGTTTCGAGAACGTGAGCAAAATCGTTGTCGCGACTGGCAAGTTCCATCAAAGCACGGGCAAGAGTTTCTTGTGTGAGTGATTCTGAGATCAACATAAATACAGTAATAAAAATTTGACTTTAAGGTACCTTAGAATAAGCTAGCGTTCCAAATTGCTTTTTGATTGTGGTTATACTGCGTCCTTTCGTTGATAAACAGACAATACTAGATTTTGCCAAGCGCTACCCGCAGTTAGACATTGCTGCAGTAGAAACTTGTTTAACTTTTCTACACACCACGGCTGATGTTTATCAAGCCATAGACGCTCATTTTGCCCGATATAGTCTTTCAAAGGGCAAATTTACGCTATTGATGCAATTGTTTCAGGCTGACGAGAAAGGATTAACACCTTCTGAATGTGCTGAGAGAGCAGGTGTTACAAAAGCAACAATCACAGGACTCCTTGACGGACTTGAACGAGATGGATTAGTCAAACGCTTTCCTGATTCAGAAGACAGGCGGATGCTTCGTTTACAACTCACAGAACAGGGACGGGACTTGCTTTCTCAAATGCTTCCAGACCATTTTTGCCGCACCACCAACTTGATGGCAAATCTCACTGACACCGAAAAAAAGACACTCATCAAGCTTTTAAATAAGGTACGCGCTGGCACCTCAGCAATGCTTGACCCCTAAATAAAATGCTTGTCGATGATTGTTAGCTAGTGTAACCTATTAATTAGGAGGCTAACTATATGCCACCTAATCAAGTTTCGGAAAAACTCATATGAACAAGCTAAGCGTCAAGCAAAAAAACTGGTTGCTAACGTTTCATGTCGCCTTTGGAGGAATTTGGTTTGGTACTGCTTTATGCATGATCGCTATTGCTTTAAGCAACCGAAACACTCCCAGCGGTGATGAATTGTACGCTGTCAATGCAGTTATGAAGCTACTGGATGATTTTGTGATTATTCCTTCTGCTACCTTATCGCTGATCACCGGTGGATTACTCTGCTGGCTGACGATTTGGGGATTCTTCAAACACTACTGGGTTATCGTCAAGTGGATAGCAACTGTAACACTCATCGTTACTGGTACAATTTGGCTTGGTCCTTGGACAAATGCAATGACTGCTATCTCTGATGCAGAAAGGTTGCAAGCGCTGCAAAATCCGCTGTACGTATTTGACCAAAAGGCAGTACTTGTGGGTGCTATTATTCAGACTTCATGTCTTTTAGTCATTATTGGTATTTCAGTTCTCAAGCCTTGGGGAAGGCGAAAGATTAAAAAGCCGGAGAAACAGCCAGTTGCTTCTAATAGCTAGCAGCTTGAACTTTTGTCATTTTGTTGTGCTTCTTGTGCAAGTAATTTTTGTTTGCGTTCAATCCCCCAGTGATAGCCGCCGAGATTGCCATCCGTTCGCAAGACACGGTGACATGGTATAATCAGCGCTGTTGGATTAGCACCACAAGCACTACCCACAGCGCGGACTGCCTGAGGCTTACCAATTTCAGAGGCAATATCAGTATAGGTACGCGTTTCGCCATAAGGAATATTCTGTAACGCCTGCCAGACTTGTTTTTGAAATGCTGTCCCACGTACATCAAGGGGTAAATCGATGTGGGCTATGTCTCCTTTGACGAAATCAAGGATTGTCTGTACCCAGTCTCGGTGCATATCGTCATCACGTACGATTTGCGCTTGATTGAATTCACTAAGAAGAAGACGTTCTAGTTCATCTGCTTCATCACCCAATTTAACAGCGCAGATTCCTTTTTCTGTTGTTGCGACAAGCAGATATCCTAAAGAACATGGAACGACGGTATAGGTAATGTGGATTCCTTTGCCACTACACCGATAAGTCTTGGGTGTCATTCCAAGTTGCTTTGATGCTTTTTCATAGAGTCGGCTACTTGAACCATATCCCGTGTCGTAAAGTGCATGAGCAATTTCCTCTCCTTGCTGAAGACGCTGTTTGAGGCGTTCGCTGCGAAGTCCATCTGCATATTCAAAAGGAGATACGCCCATCATTTGTTTAAAAACTCGTTGCAAGTAGCTAGGACTTATTCCAAAGTGAGAACCTAGTTCCGATAGAGTTGGGATACGATCAACTTGTTCTTCGATGTATCGACAGACTGCCAAGATTTTAGCCTTGGTCAAATTCTCAACTATTTCATATTGTGGGTGACATCGCTTACAAGCTCGAAAACCTTCTGTTTCAGCCTCTTGTGGTGATTGAAAGAAACAAACTTGGTTTTTATTCGGTCTTGGACTAGGACAAGTTGGTCGGCAGTATATGCTTGTAGAGCGAACACCGTAGAATAGTTTTCCATCGAAACTGGAATCTCTATTGAGAACTGCTTGCCAAAAAGTTTCTTCTGTGGTGCTGGTTTGTTGTAATTTCATTGATATCTCGTTAAGATATATCGCTCATGATTAAGGGCTTGAAGTAACACTAGATTAGACGTATGCACAAACTACGTTCTACCCGATTATTGCGATCAATATTTAAGCTTCTATAGCAATCCGCGTAGAGATTGTAAGAAAAACTTCACCCTCTAACTAAGTACGCTTCAGCAAAGTTGGGATTAATCGACAGTGCTTGACTAATATCGTGTCCGGTGAAAGACTTATCATTAAGACTGCAAGGGAGCAGGGGGGAGAAAGAGTTTTCACTCTTTTTGCACAGATGCACCGAATTATAACTAATTAGGCGGACATGATATAAAATCTTCAATTGCTTACACGAAGTAAGCAACTGCCATGTTGTTCCATTGTGTTACGGTAATGATGTACCGCAAGCAGCGCATAATATGGTAAGCAGCTTAAAAGAACTCATAGAAGAATCAGAACTGGTACATGTAGATGACCCAGAGGAAAGATTTACCATTAGCGGCGTAAGTTGGGAAATTTATGAGGCGCTGCTAGCCAAACTGGAGGATAATTCCCATTACCGTATTACCTACTTGGATGGGGTATTAGAAATTGTGTCGCCGTCAATTAGACATGAAAAAGTGAAAAAAAATCTGGCTATGTTGCTAGAGCATTATATGTACAGAAAGCGCATTAACTGTATACCTATGGGAAGCACTACTTTTAGAAATCAAGCTAAAAAAGCTGGTGCTGAACCAGATGAGTGTTACTGCATAGGAGAAGAAAAAAGCGTCCCAGATATTGCTATCGAAGTAAATATCACAAGCGGTAATCTTGATAAGCTAGAGACTTATCGGCGACTTGGTGTCAAAGAAGTTTGGATGTGGAAAACTAATGGACTCTATCT
This portion of the Brasilonema sennae CENA114 genome encodes:
- a CDS encoding DNA-3-methyladenine glycosylase family protein is translated as MLISESLTQETLARALMELASRDNDFAHVLETLGSPPMWNRIAGFPTLVRIILEQQVSLASAKAIYERLCAMVVRLTPENFLTLDDVQLKAIGLSRQKTVYTRALANAIVNGELDLVKLETMEETIIRTELKRIKGIGDWTVDIYLLMALQRPDVFPKGDLALAIALQKLKNLSVRPTPEQLEAIADNWRPWRAIAARILWHYYLNIPKTLPSQT
- a CDS encoding MarR family winged helix-turn-helix transcriptional regulator; amino-acid sequence: MVILRPFVDKQTILDFAKRYPQLDIAAVETCLTFLHTTADVYQAIDAHFARYSLSKGKFTLLMQLFQADEKGLTPSECAERAGVTKATITGLLDGLERDGLVKRFPDSEDRRMLRLQLTEQGRDLLSQMLPDHFCRTTNLMANLTDTEKKTLIKLLNKVRAGTSAMLDP
- the ada gene encoding bifunctional DNA-binding transcriptional regulator/O6-methylguanine-DNA methyltransferase Ada, with product MKLQQTSTTEETFWQAVLNRDSSFDGKLFYGVRSTSIYCRPTCPSPRPNKNQVCFFQSPQEAETEGFRACKRCHPQYEIVENLTKAKILAVCRYIEEQVDRIPTLSELGSHFGISPSYLQRVFKQMMGVSPFEYADGLRSERLKQRLQQGEEIAHALYDTGYGSSSRLYEKASKQLGMTPKTYRCSGKGIHITYTVVPCSLGYLLVATTEKGICAVKLGDEADELERLLLSEFNQAQIVRDDDMHRDWVQTILDFVKGDIAHIDLPLDVRGTAFQKQVWQALQNIPYGETRTYTDIASEIGKPQAVRAVGSACGANPTALIIPCHRVLRTDGNLGGYHWGIERKQKLLAQEAQQNDKSSSC
- a CDS encoding Uma2 family endonuclease, with product MVSSLKELIEESELVHVDDPEERFTISGVSWEIYEALLAKLEDNSHYRITYLDGVLEIVSPSIRHEKVKKNLAMLLEHYMYRKRINCIPMGSTTFRNQAKKAGAEPDECYCIGEEKSVPDIAIEVNITSGNLDKLETYRRLGVKEVWMWKTNGLYLYYLREETPKQFIDTYGYERIDTSELLPDLDISLLSRCALMTNSLECIDEFEQGLKNNK